The following DNA comes from Novosphingobium sp. THN1.
CCTTCCGCACCCGCAAGGCTGAGGACCAGGTCGGCTTCCGCCCGACCGAGCACCTTGCCGCGCTGTGCGCCGCGACCGTGCTGGACGACCGCGAGAAGGCCCGCAAGATCGGCCTGCGGGGCCAGCGCTTCTTCGCCGAGTCCATCGCCTACTGGTATCAGGGCGGGGCCAAGCCGACGGTCGACGAGGACCTCGACGCCGAGGATCATGCCAAGGTGCTGGAGCAGGGCAAGCAGGCGACCATCGCCTACCTGTCGGAAGAGGCGATCCCGGTGGGTGACGAGCACCTTTCCAACTACACTGTGGCGCAGGACGCCTATGGCACGCCGGACGATTGCATCCGCTATGTCCAGCGGCTGAAGGACGCCGGCGCCGACGAGATCCTGTTCATCTTCCAGATGGGCGGCATCCCGCACGACGTGATCATGGAGACGATCCGCAACATCGGCGAAAAGGTCATCCCGCACTTCCGCGCACGGGAAGCGGCAGAAGCGGGAGAGCTGGAAGCGGCGGAATAAGCCCTGTCAGTCCGCGCGCGCGCCGCCTATGTTGCGCGCATGGGTGGCGCGATCGATGACGGGTTTTCGGATCTTCTGGCCCGGCTCTATGCCGGGGTGGGAGAGGCCGAGCCGTGGCGCGGGTTTCTGGAAGCGCTGGCGCGGTGGATGGAGGCGAGCTTTGCCACGCTGATCATCACCGCGCCCGGCAAGCGCCAGCCCGCGACGTTCCTCACGCCGGGATCGGATGCGGCATTCGATGCCGCCTATACCGAGACGCTGTTTGCCGAAGACCCGTTCCAGGGCCTGAGCGACGGGGTGGTGACATCCTATGCCGAGTTCATGGCGCAGCTGCCCGAAAGCGCCTTTGCCACCTATCGCCAGGCCATGGCGAGCAGCGGCTTCGATCAGGTGCTGGGGATCGATCTGCACTTTGGCGGCAGTCATTCGTCCGGGGGCAGGGGAGGACGGCCCGACGAAGGGCGCTATGAAGCGCGCTTCCGCGTCAGCCGGCACAATTCACTGCCCGATTTCACGCGGGAGGAGCGGGCGCGGCTGCAGGCGCTGGCGCAGCACTTGCGTATCGCGGTCTCGCTGTTCGAGAAGCTGCAGTTTGCCGGGGCCGAGCACGGCATGTTCCATGCCACCGCCCAAGGGCTGGGCCTTGCGCTGCTGGTGCTGGATCGCAACCGGCGCATCGTCAGCAGCAATGCCCTGGCCGAGGCGCTGCTGGCCGAGGACGAAGGCCTGCACCGGAGGGGCGAGGAACTGGTCCTTGCTGATGTGGCGCAGCACAAGCTGGTGGGCGCGCTGCTGGCGCAAGGCGGCGAGCGCGGGCTAACCCGCTTTCGCATCGAGCGGCCGGGCCGTGGCGATCTGGTGGTGACGGCGCGGCCGGTGGAACTGAACGCGATCCACGGCGGGGCGGGGGCGCTGGCACTGTTCCTTGCCCGTCCCCATCGGCTGGCGGAGGCTGAGAAAAGCGGTGATCCGCAGGCGCTGCGCGACCTGCTGGGCCTGACCATGGCCGAGGCGCGGTTGGCGGCGGTGCTGGGCGAGGGGCTGAGCCTGGTCGAAGCGGCGCGGCGGCTGGGCATCGCGCACAATACCGCGAAAGTGCAGCTGCGCTCGGTCTTTGCCAAGACGGGGGTGCACCGCCAGGCGCAACTGGTGGCGCTGCTGGCATCGATCG
Coding sequences within:
- a CDS encoding helix-turn-helix transcriptional regulator, with product MGGAIDDGFSDLLARLYAGVGEAEPWRGFLEALARWMEASFATLIITAPGKRQPATFLTPGSDAAFDAAYTETLFAEDPFQGLSDGVVTSYAEFMAQLPESAFATYRQAMASSGFDQVLGIDLHFGGSHSSGGRGGRPDEGRYEARFRVSRHNSLPDFTREERARLQALAQHLRIAVSLFEKLQFAGAEHGMFHATAQGLGLALLVLDRNRRIVSSNALAEALLAEDEGLHRRGEELVLADVAQHKLVGALLAQGGERGLTRFRIERPGRGDLVVTARPVELNAIHGGAGALALFLARPHRLAEAEKSGDPQALRDLLGLTMAEARLAAVLGEGLSLVEAARRLGIAHNTAKVQLRSVFAKTGVHRQAQLVALLASIGG